The Myxosarcina sp. GI1 nucleotide sequence CAGGAACGCGCGAGTTGAACATTAAACAATGAATGAGGTAAATGCTCAATGTTAAATGCTAAATGCTAAATGATTCAAAGGTGGGATTTTCGTTTCAGTGCCAAGCAACCTGTAATCATACTCAAGCTAGAGCGGGAGTGTTTTATACACCTCACGGCATCGTAGAAACACCGCGGTTTATGCCCGTAGGTACTCTAGCAACGGTAAAAGGAATTACCCCTCGACAGTTAGAAGATGCCCAGGCGCAGATGATTTTGGCTAATACCTACCATCTCCATTTGCAGCCAGGAGAAAAGATAATTGAAGCGGCAGGGGGTTTGCATCAGTTTATGGGCTGGAATAAGCCTATTTTGACCGATTCGGGTGGATTTCAGGTTTTTAGCCTTAGCGAACTGCGAAAGATTAGTGAAGCAGGAGTTACTTTTCGTTCGCCTCGCGATGGCAGTATTATCGAACTGACACCAGAAAAATCGATTCAAATTCAAAATGCTTTGGGTGCCGATGTCATCATGGCATTTGATGAATGTCCTCCTGCTGATGCTACCAAAGAACAAGTACGAGAAGCTACAGAAAGAAGCTATCGTTGGTTGAAAAGATGCGTGTCAGCGCATCAATATCCCGAAAAACAGGCTTTATTCGGAATCGTACAGGGAGGAATACACTTAGATCTACGCTTCAAAGCGGTAAAAGATTTAGTCGCCTTAGATTTACCAGGTTATGCTATTGGTGGCGTTAGCGTCGGGGAAGCAACGGAACTGATTAACGAAACGGTAAAGTATACTGCTCCTTTATTACCAGCAGACAAACCCCGCTATTTAATGGGAGTAGGAACCTATAAAGAAATGGTACGGGCGATCGCTTCAGGAATCGATTTATTTGATTGTGTAATTCCTACCCGTTTGGGAAGACACGGTACGGCTTTGGTAAAAGGCGACAGAATAAATATAAAAAATGCTGCCTATCGAGAAGATTATTCCCCTCTAGATCGAGATTGTTCCTGTTATGCCTGTCAAAATTTTAGCCGTGCTTACCTAAATCACCTGGTGCGATCGCGCGAAATGTTAGGCTATATTTTATTATCCCTACACAACATTACCGAACTGATCGGTTTTACTCGGCAAATTCGCCAGTCAATTTTTGAAGATACTTTTACTACTGATTTTGCTGGCTGGTTGAATGACTAAGCTAAATTATTGCGATTGCTTTAAAAAACTAAAATTTTGTCCCAATGTCAGTTAAAGACGTAATTCATACAGAACAATCTTACATATCGGCATTATTCGAGCAACTAAACCCTAGTTATTCTAGTTATGCTTCGCCTTATTTGATTCAAGATAAAATTAAATTTATCGATCTTTTTGCAGGTATTGGAGGAATGCGTATTGCTTTTCAGACCAACAAAAGCCAATGTGTTTTTTCCTCTGAATGGGATAAATATGCTCGACAAACCTATCAAGCAAATTTTGGTGAAATTCCTTATGGAGATATTAATTTACTTTCGCCTCAAGAGATTCCCGACCATGATATTCTGCTCGCTGGATTTCCCTGCCAACCCTTTAGTAGTATTGGCAAACGAGAAGGTTTTTTACATCAAACTCAGGGAACCTTATTTTATTCTATTGCCAAAATTTTAGAAACCAAAAAACCTTTTTGTTTTTTACTAGAAAATGTTCCAGGCTTAGTAACTCACGACAAAGGCAAAACTTTTCAAGTTATTTTACAAACCTTAGATGCTCTTAACTACGATACCCGCTACATAATCTTAAACGCCGCACGATTTCAGCTTCCTCAAATTAGAGATAGAATTTATATAATAGGTTTTCAAAGAGATTATTTAAACAGCAGAATTAATTTTTCTTTTCCTTTAGGAGAAGACAATAACGTGTATATAGACAGGTTTATAGAGCAAGGTGTCGGAAACTATTCAATCAGCAAACATTTACAAAAAACCTATTTATTTAAAAAAGATGATGGTAGACCTCAAATAGTCGATTGCTCTTCCAAAATTAAAGTAAAAACTTTAGTTTCGACCTACCATAAAATTCAAAGATTAACTGGCACATTTGTTAGAGATGGCGAAACGGGAATTAGATTATTAACTCAAAATGAATGCAAATCTATTATGGGTTTTCCTGATAATTTTGTTTTTCCCGTTTCTCGTACTCAAATGTATAGACAATTAGGAAACTCTGTAGCTGTTCCCGTTGTCAAAGCTATTGCCGATCGCATTTATCAAACAATAAGTGCTAATTGTCACTTTGTCCAAAATAATGCTGTTTTAAATAAAAATTTTTGAAACATGGATGAAAATAAAAAACTGTCTCAAAAAGAGTTTATTTTTCAATATTATTTAGAAAGACCCAATCGAGCTATAAAACACCAAGATATTATTCCTAAAATAGTTGAGGCTTGGCAAGAACTTTATGAAACACCTTTGGCAGATCCAGACCGTGCAATTAGAAAACTTTTTGAAGAAGGTAGATTAGTCAAGGTAAAAAAAGGAGTATATAAATACGATCCCAATTATGTGGCAATAGCAAAAGCAGATACTTTTCCCGAAGCAATGAGACAAGAGATATTTGCCAGAGATAATTACAAATGTGTAATTTGTGGTCAAGGTAAAAAAGAAGGACTAGAAATACATGCCGACCATATCAGACCAAGAGAACTGGGCGGCGAAAATACTATTGAAAATGGACAAACTCTTTGTAGTCGCCATAATATGCTGAAAAAAAATCTGCATCAAACAGAAACAGGCAAAAAAATGTTTATCAAACTATACGATTTAGCCAAAAAAGAAAAAGACGAAAGACTGGTAAACTTTGCCTTAGAAATTTTATCGATATATGAAAAGCATAATATAAACGGTCATATATCTTGGCAGGAAGAATAATTAAAAGAAGTATTATCGTTCACCAATATTCAATCGGTATCAAAAGCCCAAGATTGAATAAGACACGAACCATGATAATATTTTTACTATATTTTAAGAAAATTCTTGGAAGGTAGATAAATATATGGAAGCTGCAATGCTATTGGCAAAGCTGCCAGAAGCTTATGCTATGTTTAACCCACTAGTAGACGTTTTGCCCTTGATTCCCTTGTTTTTCCTGTTATTGGCTTTTGTTTGGCAGGCTGCAGTCGGATTCAAATAAATTTAATTTATCGTCTGTTTGTGTTTTAAGGCATCCCATATCAGGGATGCTTTTTTATTGGCTAAACTCAAAAGCGATCGCCAATGGCAAAAATTATTTCACTATCTCCCTCATCATTAAGGGCAAACTCCAATCTCACCGCTCCAACAGGAGTAAGGGCGCGCAAGCCCAAACCGTAACCCAAACCGCTATTAGGCTTATCTCGCACTTGCGCGGGTCGTCCGATAACATCGTCGTTCGTACCTAAATCGCTGCCGTAATCGATAAAAAAAGTGCCACCTACGTCGATATATCTTTTAAATACCCTAAAAGCTGATATTGGATAGCGATATTCTGCCGTAGCTTGAATAAAGCTACGTCCCGTACTTAGTTCCCCCGATCCATAACCGCGTACCGAGCTAGAACCACCCAAAGTAAAAGCTTCATAAGGCGGTACTTCTCCTAAAATAGTTCCTCCCTGAAAATTTAGTACCAAAGTTCGTGCTCCCTCAGTAAAACCAAAGAGATTTAGAGGCAAGTAATGAGTATAGTTAGCCGCCAGACGATTGTAAACAATACTGGCATCGCCAACGGGAATAGATTGGTCGCTACCAAATTGAAGCTTAAAACCTTCGGTAGGGTATTGAGAATTGTTTTGTCGATCTAAAACAGCAGCAAAATTAATAGTCAACAGATCGTCTTGTCCGTCATCACTTACAGTTAAGCGATCGCCCAATTCGTCGCGAGCTTCGATGCTTTTAGAAAAAGCCCTTTCTCTCACAGAAATACGCTGATAGGAAATACCAATCGCGCCGACAAAATCTCTAGCCAGAGGTTGAAAATACTCCATACCACCGCCAATACGATGAATCCAAGGATCGTTATCATCAGGTAGATCGACATCGATATCGCCTTCATCAAACTCAGGCTCTACATTTCGTTGATTGAAAAAATTAATTCCATAACCCGTATCGTGCCTGAGATAATTGCGATAGCCTAGATTAAATCCAAATTTTTGTTCGCCTCCTTCTATACCAAGGCTTGCTTGCTGGTTGGTACCGCCAAGATTTCTCAACCCAAAGCGAACACCTCCAGATGTACCTGTAGAGCTATTAGACAAAGCATGAACTACATTTGGTTTAACCGTACCTTGTAAAGCCGTAGGCGGTTCTAAAGTCAAACCAAAAGCAAAATAGGCAGACTTCTTTTCTGCTACTGTCACTACCATTACGGCTTCATCAGTTGTCGCCCCAGGCTCTAAGGTTAATTTGGCGAGATCGACAATGTCTAGTTTTCTGACTCCATTTAAGCCTTGCAGGGCTAATTTTTGGTTATAAACATCTCCAGGCTGTAGGGCAAATTCACGAATAATAATTGTTGGTTTAGTTTGTCCCGTAGTTATATCGCCGTTTTTATCTACAAAACGTACTTCAATTTCGCTAATAGTTATGTTGTTGCCTGCTGGTACGGTGGTTGTTGTTTCTGTCTGTGACTGAAAACTTGAATTAGATTGACTAACTTTAACAATTCGTTCTGACGATAGGCGATCGCTAGAACTAAACGTTAGTTTTGATTGCGCCAGAGCCGTTTTAATTTCACCAAAACCAACTGCAATAAATGACAAACAAAATAAAGACGACTTAATCATCTATTATTTAAAGCACTTTATGTGTATGTTCGTGCTGTTTGACATTATCTTCAGGACGCACGATATTTTCAGAGTTAAGAACTCTTTTCCGTTCCAAAGAATAGTTAAAATCTTGTTTAATAGTTCCTAAAGGTATATGTTTTTTAGCTTCAGGACGACTTTTGTAGGTTCGAGCGGCAGCTAAAATTCTTTCCTCGAAACGCTCGCACAGACTAGCATCTTGAGGTAGTTCTGAGGGAATTTGAATTTTATCTCCAATTAAAATCTCTCCAAGAGTTTTAGAACAAGCTGCTTGATAAGAAGTCGGAATTTTCTCGATTAGTGCTTCTAATGCAGCCGAAGGAATTGGTTCGACAATTTTAACTTCTGTTACTTCTCCTTCTTCTCTCAAGAAACAAGTAGCAACTCCTAAAACGCAATAATCTTCTGTAGATAAATCTGTGGCTTGTGTAAGTAAGGTCGTGTTAGTCATAAATTTAATTTTAGGTATAGCATTTTTTAGCTAATTCGATACAAAAACAATCGATATTTAGCAATGTAAATGAATTTATCGGGCAACACAAGCCCTGGATATTTTCTCGGTAGACGGCACTCACGTTTTGAAAAAACAAATCCTACGGAGAAAGCTACTCTCCAAAAGGGCTTCAGCAACGCCAACGGAACTATTCCGTTCAATATTGTACCCAAATAGCCACTTTCATCAAAAATTGTTATGAAACCAAACACTTGTTTTAAGCAATAAGTACTAATGATAAGTTGCCAGTTAAAAGTTACTAACAAGCTGGACTGGCGAAAAACTTAAATTAATGATAAAAAATGATATTTTTTTTAAATCTTTGGGAATTCTGCTTAAGTAAGCTAGTTGGTTTTGATTTCTGTTGTGTACTAAGAAAGTTTCAATCTCATTAAAACTTAACCGAATCTTCATCTAAGAACGGTCAATAATTATGAGATAGTGCGCTTAGTATCCAATTCGGTAGTCAGTGTCCCTCTGAAAGACCATAAGTTTTAGGTTGCTTTAAATAAGCTTGAGTATTTGTCAAACCCACTGTCTTTTTCAAAGAAAACCATCAGAGCGTAAAGGTAAATCAATACGCAGCGATTACACGGGACGTTCCAGCTAGAGAGTTAGGTCAGACAACGTAGCTTTTTTAAAGAGGTTTAATTGATGCCATGCCAATCGAAAATCGAGATTGCGAGCGATTTCAGTCCTCAAGTGCGAGCTTGTCATCTTCTAATATGACTGAAACATCGATGTGTCTGTTTTCTCCTCTATCTTACGGAGAAAAACTAAACTCAGAAGCCAGACTTAAAACTTTTTTAGCAGAAAAAGCATCTCAAGGAGATTATGCAGTTGCGATCGCTATACTAGATCGATTAATTGCCCTCCGTCCCAATAGTGCGATTAACTACAACAATCGAGGTTTAATGCACTTCCGTAATAACCAAATATTAGAAGCAATCGTCGATTTGTCTCTGGCTTTAGAGTTAGATCCCGAACTTGACAGTGCTTACAATAATCGAGCCAATTGTCATGCAGCCCAGGGTAACTTAGCAGAAGCGATCGCCGATTACGATTTAGCACTCGATCTCAATCCTGCTAATCTTAGAGCCTGGATCAATCAGGGAATTACTTTCCGCGAACTGGAAATGTATGACTCGGCTCTAGAAAACTTCGACTTTGCTTTAACAATTGGTACCCGTTATCGAGAGAGAATTTACGCCGAGAGAGGACGCTGTTATTATTTAAGAGGCGATTGGAATTGTGCTGTTGCCGATTATCAGCGGAGTTTGGAACTGTTAAAAGACGATCTCAATCGAGCTAAATACCGAGAGAAAGTCATGGGGTGGTGGGAAGAATTATACAATCATCTGCGCGGGAAATGAGCAGGGGACTAAGATACGGGGAGACGAAGGGATTTACGGTGCTTACAAGCTCTGAAGGCTTCCTCCAGAGACAGCCCCTCCTCTACGAGAGTGAAATCTCCAAGTACCCAAGTCTCCCTTGCACCCCTGCACCCCTGCTTGGTTATTCTTCTTGGCGATCGCTATCTTTATTTGGCAGCCAATAAATTCTGCTGCGATTGGGTGCTAACAGCGAACTATATTGTTCCATAAGATTCCGAGTTTGTTGGGGATCGAAATTATGATTGAGTTGCTGGCGTAGTTCTGCGACTTTAGCTTCTGTTTGACTTACCTGAATACG carries:
- the tgt gene encoding tRNA guanosine(34) transglycosylase Tgt; protein product: MLNDSKVGFSFQCQATCNHTQARAGVFYTPHGIVETPRFMPVGTLATVKGITPRQLEDAQAQMILANTYHLHLQPGEKIIEAAGGLHQFMGWNKPILTDSGGFQVFSLSELRKISEAGVTFRSPRDGSIIELTPEKSIQIQNALGADVIMAFDECPPADATKEQVREATERSYRWLKRCVSAHQYPEKQALFGIVQGGIHLDLRFKAVKDLVALDLPGYAIGGVSVGEATELINETVKYTAPLLPADKPRYLMGVGTYKEMVRAIASGIDLFDCVIPTRLGRHGTALVKGDRINIKNAAYREDYSPLDRDCSCYACQNFSRAYLNHLVRSREMLGYILLSLHNITELIGFTRQIRQSIFEDTFTTDFAGWLND
- the dcm gene encoding DNA (cytosine-5-)-methyltransferase, yielding MSVKDVIHTEQSYISALFEQLNPSYSSYASPYLIQDKIKFIDLFAGIGGMRIAFQTNKSQCVFSSEWDKYARQTYQANFGEIPYGDINLLSPQEIPDHDILLAGFPCQPFSSIGKREGFLHQTQGTLFYSIAKILETKKPFCFLLENVPGLVTHDKGKTFQVILQTLDALNYDTRYIILNAARFQLPQIRDRIYIIGFQRDYLNSRINFSFPLGEDNNVYIDRFIEQGVGNYSISKHLQKTYLFKKDDGRPQIVDCSSKIKVKTLVSTYHKIQRLTGTFVRDGETGIRLLTQNECKSIMGFPDNFVFPVSRTQMYRQLGNSVAVPVVKAIADRIYQTISANCHFVQNNAVLNKNF
- a CDS encoding HNH endonuclease translates to MDENKKLSQKEFIFQYYLERPNRAIKHQDIIPKIVEAWQELYETPLADPDRAIRKLFEEGRLVKVKKGVYKYDPNYVAIAKADTFPEAMRQEIFARDNYKCVICGQGKKEGLEIHADHIRPRELGGENTIENGQTLCSRHNMLKKNLHQTETGKKMFIKLYDLAKKEKDERLVNFALEILSIYEKHNINGHISWQEE
- a CDS encoding photosystem II reaction center protein K, with product MEAAMLLAKLPEAYAMFNPLVDVLPLIPLFFLLLAFVWQAAVGFK
- a CDS encoding BamA/TamA family outer membrane protein is translated as MIKSSLFCLSFIAVGFGEIKTALAQSKLTFSSSDRLSSERIVKVSQSNSSFQSQTETTTTVPAGNNITISEIEVRFVDKNGDITTGQTKPTIIIREFALQPGDVYNQKLALQGLNGVRKLDIVDLAKLTLEPGATTDEAVMVVTVAEKKSAYFAFGLTLEPPTALQGTVKPNVVHALSNSSTGTSGGVRFGLRNLGGTNQQASLGIEGGEQKFGFNLGYRNYLRHDTGYGINFFNQRNVEPEFDEGDIDVDLPDDNDPWIHRIGGGMEYFQPLARDFVGAIGISYQRISVRERAFSKSIEARDELGDRLTVSDDGQDDLLTINFAAVLDRQNNSQYPTEGFKLQFGSDQSIPVGDASIVYNRLAANYTHYLPLNLFGFTEGARTLVLNFQGGTILGEVPPYEAFTLGGSSSVRGYGSGELSTGRSFIQATAEYRYPISAFRVFKRYIDVGGTFFIDYGSDLGTNDDVIGRPAQVRDKPNSGLGYGLGLRALTPVGAVRLEFALNDEGDSEIIFAIGDRF
- a CDS encoding tetratricopeptide repeat protein codes for the protein MTETSMCLFSPLSYGEKLNSEARLKTFLAEKASQGDYAVAIAILDRLIALRPNSAINYNNRGLMHFRNNQILEAIVDLSLALELDPELDSAYNNRANCHAAQGNLAEAIADYDLALDLNPANLRAWINQGITFRELEMYDSALENFDFALTIGTRYRERIYAERGRCYYLRGDWNCAVADYQRSLELLKDDLNRAKYREKVMGWWEELYNHLRGK